Proteins encoded within one genomic window of Kibdelosporangium phytohabitans:
- a CDS encoding TetR/AcrR family transcriptional regulator: MIEYGGSGDPSRSLALLWRTTERQSRGAKPALTVDRIVRAAIELADQEGLAALSMRRVAEQLGVGTMSIYTHVPGKGELLDVMVDTVYGETTRPDMDGRSWRERLDQVARENLALYSRHPWLLHVQTTRPPLGPNLIAKYDYELRAVTVTGLSEVEMDAVLTLVLQYVHGAARVSVEKTQAERVTGMTDNDWWAAHQPFLAQIGDAEKYPVAATVGATAGAAFDGTIDPDFAFEFGLSRLLDGIEVFVSRSADRPSRPAP, encoded by the coding sequence GTGATCGAGTACGGCGGTTCAGGGGATCCCTCACGAAGTCTCGCGTTGCTGTGGCGCACGACCGAACGGCAAAGCCGGGGCGCCAAACCCGCGCTGACCGTCGACCGGATCGTGCGAGCCGCGATCGAACTGGCCGACCAGGAAGGCCTCGCGGCGCTGTCGATGCGCCGGGTCGCCGAGCAGCTCGGTGTCGGCACGATGTCCATCTACACCCACGTGCCCGGTAAGGGCGAACTGCTGGACGTCATGGTCGACACCGTCTACGGCGAGACCACACGCCCGGACATGGACGGCAGGTCGTGGCGCGAACGACTGGACCAGGTTGCCCGAGAGAACCTGGCCCTTTATTCGCGCCACCCCTGGCTGCTGCACGTCCAGACGACTCGCCCGCCGCTCGGGCCGAACTTGATCGCCAAGTACGACTACGAGCTGCGGGCGGTCACCGTCACCGGGTTGAGCGAGGTCGAGATGGACGCCGTGCTCACCCTCGTCCTGCAGTACGTGCACGGCGCCGCTCGCGTCAGCGTGGAGAAAACCCAGGCCGAGCGCGTGACCGGAATGACGGACAACGACTGGTGGGCGGCGCACCAGCCGTTCCTCGCCCAGATCGGGGACGCGGAGAAGTACCCCGTCGCGGCGACGGTCGGCGCAACCGCCGGTGCGGCGTTCGACGGCACGATCGATCCGGACTTCGCGTTCGAGTTCGGGTTGAGCCGCTTGCTCGACGGGATCGAGGTGTTCGTCAGCCGCTCAGCTGATCGCCCCAGCCGCCCTGCACCATAG
- a CDS encoding FAD-dependent monooxygenase, with product MATAVIAGGGISGLATAIALTRAGWDVEVHEQAPQLSEVGAGLTLWPNALRALDHIGLGDRVRDVGLLAGSGGILDSRGNWLIRADTSLLDRKFGPAVALHRAELQAALIEAVPPGVLRTGTKITGVRLTGRGVVVTHSHGESPADLLVAADGHRSVVRSRFWPGTDPVYAGATAWRTVLDRPGRKLDVAGVFYGRGEEFGLVPLPKDQVYMFAAAAVPAGGRSPDGELTELHRRFDGWADPIPQLLGEAAPDKILRHDLTYLPKLESYVHGPVVLVGDAAHAMTPNMGQGACQALEDAVTLGAVARSGDLAGSLAHYDSLRLRRTQSIVTRSRQAGRIGLTTSAVVAAARDQVMKLVPASVMLRSVSQMYNWSPPGTSD from the coding sequence GTGGCCACAGCGGTGATCGCGGGCGGGGGAATCAGCGGCCTCGCGACCGCCATCGCGCTGACCCGCGCGGGGTGGGACGTCGAGGTCCACGAGCAGGCGCCCCAACTCAGCGAGGTGGGCGCCGGGCTGACCCTCTGGCCGAACGCGCTGCGGGCGCTCGACCACATCGGTCTGGGCGACCGCGTCCGTGACGTCGGCCTGCTGGCGGGCAGCGGCGGGATCCTGGACTCCCGGGGCAACTGGCTGATCCGCGCCGACACGTCCTTGCTGGACCGCAAGTTCGGCCCGGCGGTGGCGCTGCACCGGGCGGAGCTCCAAGCGGCCCTGATCGAGGCAGTGCCACCCGGTGTCCTGCGCACGGGCACGAAGATCACCGGGGTCCGCCTGACCGGGCGAGGGGTGGTCGTCACACACAGCCATGGCGAGTCACCTGCGGATTTGCTGGTCGCGGCCGACGGGCATCGCAGTGTTGTGCGGTCCCGGTTCTGGCCGGGCACCGACCCGGTCTACGCGGGTGCGACGGCCTGGCGCACGGTTCTCGACCGCCCAGGCAGGAAACTCGACGTGGCCGGCGTGTTCTACGGGCGCGGCGAGGAATTCGGCCTCGTGCCCTTGCCCAAGGACCAGGTGTACATGTTCGCCGCCGCGGCCGTCCCGGCCGGAGGCCGGAGTCCGGACGGTGAGCTCACCGAACTGCACCGCAGATTCGACGGGTGGGCTGACCCGATCCCGCAGCTGCTCGGCGAGGCGGCACCGGACAAGATCCTCCGGCACGACCTGACCTACCTGCCCAAGCTCGAGTCGTACGTGCACGGGCCGGTCGTACTGGTCGGCGATGCCGCGCACGCCATGACCCCGAACATGGGCCAAGGAGCGTGCCAGGCGCTGGAGGATGCCGTGACCCTCGGCGCGGTCGCCCGCAGCGGTGACCTCGCCGGGTCGCTGGCCCACTACGACAGCCTGCGTCTACGCCGGACCCAGTCGATCGTCACGAGGTCACGTCAGGCAGGCCGGATCGGGCTCACGACCTCCGCCGTGGTGGCCGCCGCCAGGGACCAGGTGATGAAACTGGTGCCTGCCTCGGTGATGCTGCGGTCAGTTAGCCAGATGTACAACTGGTCTCCCCCTGGTACAAGCGACTGA
- a CDS encoding TetR/AcrR family transcriptional regulator, with translation MPDRRADLLDAAIVTLAREGMRGLTHRAVDRAAGVPEGSTSYYFRTREALLAALLDHLAALSTAEIETVRSEDLDAVAGLIEHWATVGRDRMIARFELTLEAARRPHLRDALEQLGGRFRSMAEDLLATMNVPDHKRRAANLVAHVDGLLFDQIAGAGSVRSRDDLRDALIPLFAAATADQEL, from the coding sequence GTGCCTGACCGCCGAGCCGACCTGCTGGATGCCGCGATCGTCACACTCGCACGCGAAGGCATGCGGGGGCTCACGCACCGCGCCGTCGACCGGGCGGCGGGAGTGCCGGAGGGGTCCACCTCGTACTACTTCCGCACCAGGGAGGCGCTGCTGGCCGCCCTGCTCGACCACCTCGCCGCATTGAGTACCGCGGAGATCGAGACGGTCCGGAGCGAGGATCTCGACGCGGTCGCCGGGCTGATCGAGCACTGGGCGACCGTCGGACGCGACCGCATGATCGCCCGGTTCGAATTGACCCTCGAGGCCGCGCGGCGGCCGCATCTGCGTGACGCGCTGGAACAGCTCGGCGGCCGGTTCCGGTCGATGGCCGAGGATCTCCTCGCCACGATGAACGTGCCAGACCACAAGCGCCGTGCCGCGAACCTGGTGGCTCACGTCGACGGCCTGCTGTTCGACCAGATCGCCGGGGCTGGATCGGTCCGATCCCGCGACGATCTGCGGGACGCGCTCATCCCGTTGTTCGCTGCCGCCACGGCCGATCAAGAGCTGTGA
- a CDS encoding DUF3618 domain-containing protein encodes MARDPDTIQRDIEQARDALASTLDQLSEKANPKKLVDDATASVKSKFDDPRVKAALIGVGVLVAVVVVRRLFR; translated from the coding sequence GTGGCCCGCGATCCTGACACCATTCAGCGCGACATCGAGCAGGCCCGTGACGCGCTGGCGTCCACACTCGACCAGCTCAGCGAGAAGGCCAACCCGAAGAAGCTGGTCGACGACGCCACGGCGAGCGTGAAGTCGAAGTTCGACGACCCGCGGGTGAAGGCCGCGCTGATCGGCGTCGGTGTGCTGGTCGCGGTCGTCGTCGTCCGGCGGCTCTTCCGCTGA
- the bcp gene encoding thioredoxin-dependent thiol peroxidase, whose protein sequence is MSEQKRLAVGDPAPEFTLPDSTGKPVSLSDYRGRSVVVYFYPAAGTPGCTKQACDFRDNLAELNDAGFDIVGISPDSPAKLAKFVEAEGLTFPLLSDEDRSVMTAWATFGEKQNYGRTVMGVIRSTFIVDGDGKITKAAYNVKATGHVAKLRRDLGV, encoded by the coding sequence ATGAGCGAGCAGAAGAGGCTGGCCGTCGGCGATCCGGCTCCAGAGTTCACCCTTCCCGACAGCACCGGCAAGCCGGTGTCGCTTTCGGACTACCGCGGCCGGTCGGTCGTCGTCTACTTCTACCCCGCCGCCGGCACGCCCGGATGCACCAAGCAGGCGTGCGACTTCCGGGACAACCTGGCCGAGTTGAACGACGCCGGTTTCGACATCGTCGGCATCTCGCCGGACAGCCCGGCGAAGCTGGCGAAGTTCGTGGAGGCCGAAGGGCTGACCTTCCCGCTGCTGTCCGATGAGGACCGCTCGGTGATGACGGCGTGGGCGACGTTCGGCGAGAAGCAGAACTACGGCCGGACCGTGATGGGCGTGATCCGTTCGACGTTCATCGTCGACGGTGACGGCAAGATCACCAAGGCCGCCTACAACGTCAAAGCGACCGGCCACGTCGCAAAATTGCGGCGCGACCTGGGCGTCTAA
- a CDS encoding TetR/AcrR family transcriptional regulator, with protein sequence MTSAETRTERRRRMPRADRERQMMTIAEAVFAERGYAATSMDEIADRVGVSKPMIYEYFGSKEGLLVACIRQVRTELREQTAQSVIGARSPEEALRSGLQAFFRFTDDHRRSWELLLRTETAVVGPAAVAEIETARQEQIQLHIALFSAYMPDTDQRSLEAAAEILVGACERLSVWYVRHDDVTPEQAAEHIMRMTWFGLRGELAHQDDHPQ encoded by the coding sequence GTGACAAGTGCGGAGACCAGGACCGAACGCCGCCGCCGGATGCCACGGGCAGACCGGGAACGGCAGATGATGACGATCGCCGAAGCGGTCTTCGCCGAGCGCGGTTACGCCGCGACCTCGATGGATGAGATCGCCGACCGTGTCGGCGTGTCCAAGCCGATGATCTACGAGTACTTCGGCTCGAAAGAGGGCTTGCTGGTGGCGTGCATCCGGCAGGTGCGCACCGAGTTGCGGGAACAGACCGCCCAGTCGGTGATCGGCGCGCGCTCGCCCGAGGAGGCGCTGCGCAGCGGCCTGCAGGCGTTCTTCCGGTTCACCGACGACCACCGCCGGTCATGGGAGCTGCTGCTGCGGACCGAGACGGCCGTGGTCGGCCCGGCTGCCGTCGCCGAGATCGAGACCGCCCGCCAGGAGCAGATCCAGCTGCACATCGCGCTGTTCTCGGCATACATGCCCGACACGGACCAACGGTCGCTCGAAGCTGCCGCCGAGATCCTCGTCGGAGCGTGCGAGCGACTGTCCGTCTGGTACGTCCGACATGACGATGTGACACCTGAGCAAGCCGCTGAACACATCATGCGGATGACGTGGTTCGGCCTTCGAGGCGAACTCGCCCACCAAGATGACCACCCTCAGTAG
- the rph gene encoding ribonuclease PH, with protein MARSDGRNDGELREVRITRGFQKWPAGSVMVEFGNTKVLCAASVTEGVPRWRVGSGLGWVTAEYAMLPSATNTRGDRESVKGRVGGRTHEISRLIGRSLRACIDLSALGENTIMIDCDVIQADGGTRTAAITGAYVALADAVTWLAAADRLADPKPLSCAIAAVSVGVVNGRVRLDLPYEEDSIAEVDMNVVATDAGTLVEVQGTGEGATFARSTLDQMLDLALAGTEKLCRLQAEALAQPYPGELPEPSPRKKKAK; from the coding sequence GTGGCGCGAAGTGACGGCAGGAACGATGGCGAGCTGAGGGAAGTCCGGATCACGCGTGGCTTCCAGAAGTGGCCGGCCGGTTCGGTGATGGTCGAGTTCGGCAACACCAAGGTGTTGTGCGCGGCGAGCGTCACCGAAGGCGTGCCGCGCTGGCGGGTCGGCTCCGGGCTGGGCTGGGTGACAGCCGAGTACGCGATGCTCCCGTCGGCGACCAACACCCGCGGCGACCGCGAGTCGGTCAAGGGCCGCGTCGGTGGCCGCACGCACGAGATCAGCAGGCTGATCGGCCGCTCGTTGCGGGCGTGCATCGACCTGTCGGCGCTCGGCGAGAACACGATCATGATCGACTGCGACGTGATCCAGGCCGACGGCGGTACTCGCACAGCCGCGATCACGGGCGCGTACGTCGCCCTGGCGGACGCGGTCACGTGGCTCGCGGCGGCCGACCGGCTCGCCGATCCGAAGCCGCTGTCGTGCGCGATCGCCGCGGTGAGCGTCGGGGTGGTCAACGGCCGCGTCCGGCTGGACCTGCCGTACGAAGAGGACTCGATCGCCGAGGTCGACATGAACGTGGTCGCGACCGACGCGGGCACTCTCGTCGAGGTGCAGGGCACCGGCGAGGGCGCCACGTTCGCCCGTTCCACCCTCGACCAGATGCTCGACCTGGCGCTGGCCGGTACCGAGAAGCTCTGCCGGTTGCAGGCCGAGGCGCTCGCGCAGCCGTATCCCGGTGAGCTGCCGGAGCCCTCGCCGCGCAAGAAGAAGGCGAAGTAG
- a CDS encoding NUDIX hydrolase, producing MTDRHIVDVHLLLIRDGELLLSRRRDPSPRFDGQWHLPSGKLDAGESVLDAAAREAEEEVGVRIEHGDLRHVHTSHVTSSGIEPRLGLFFETLRWTGEPVNREPLKCSELGWFGLDDLPSDMIEYSAAGVRAYRANQGFALLGWPKT from the coding sequence ATGACCGACCGGCACATCGTCGACGTGCACCTGCTGTTGATCAGGGACGGTGAGCTGCTGCTGAGCCGTCGCCGTGATCCCTCACCCCGCTTCGACGGCCAGTGGCACCTGCCGTCCGGCAAGCTCGACGCGGGCGAGTCGGTGCTGGACGCGGCGGCACGCGAGGCCGAGGAGGAGGTCGGAGTCCGGATCGAGCACGGCGACCTCCGGCACGTGCACACGTCGCACGTGACCAGTTCCGGGATCGAACCGCGGCTCGGGCTGTTCTTCGAGACGCTGCGCTGGACGGGCGAGCCGGTCAACCGCGAGCCGCTGAAGTGCTCCGAACTCGGCTGGTTCGGACTGGACGACCTGCCGTCCGACATGATCGAGTACTCGGCGGCCGGTGTCCGCGCGTACCGCGCCAATCAGGGGTTCGCCCTGCTCGGATGGCCGAAAACCTGA
- the rdgB gene encoding RdgB/HAM1 family non-canonical purine NTP pyrophosphatase, with protein sequence MTRLLLATRNAKKLVEMRRILVGAGISGIEVISLNDVPEYPEAPETGATFEENAHAKAMDAVKATGLPAVADDSGLEVDALNGMPGVLSARWAGSHGDDSANLNLVLNQLGDVPDERMGGAFVCSLALVVPGREDVVVRGVWPGRIIREARGTNGFGYDPIFVPEGETRSSAELDSAEKDRISHRSRALDLLLPHLRALASS encoded by the coding sequence GTGACGCGTTTGCTGCTGGCCACCCGAAACGCCAAGAAGCTGGTCGAGATGCGCCGGATCCTGGTCGGCGCAGGCATCTCGGGCATCGAGGTGATCAGCCTCAATGACGTGCCCGAGTACCCCGAGGCGCCCGAGACCGGTGCGACGTTCGAGGAGAACGCGCACGCCAAGGCGATGGACGCGGTCAAAGCCACCGGGCTGCCCGCGGTGGCCGACGATTCGGGCCTCGAAGTGGACGCGCTCAACGGCATGCCCGGTGTGCTGTCGGCCCGGTGGGCGGGTTCGCACGGCGACGACTCGGCCAACCTGAACCTCGTGCTCAACCAGCTCGGTGACGTGCCGGACGAGCGCATGGGAGGGGCGTTCGTCTGCTCGCTCGCGCTTGTCGTGCCCGGCCGGGAGGACGTCGTGGTGCGGGGTGTGTGGCCGGGCCGGATCATCCGGGAGGCCAGGGGCACCAACGGCTTCGGCTACGACCCGATCTTCGTGCCGGAAGGCGAGACCCGCAGCTCGGCGGAGCTCGATTCGGCCGAGAAGGACCGGATCTCGCACCGCAGCCGGGCGTTGGACCTGCTGCTTCCGCACTTGCGGGCCCTGGCGTCGTCCTGA
- a CDS encoding GNAT family N-acetyltransferase, whose protein sequence is MDHVTQLRTAHTADLDTATRATIRDLMTTGFDGDFSDEDWNHALGGMHALLWDGQDLIAHGAVVQRRMLVEGRPLRAGHVEAVAVRPDRRRQGHGGTVMAELERIVRGAYDLGVLGASDDGAALYRSRGWQLWEGPSSVVTPDGLARTEDDDGNIYVLPVAVQLDLSGAIACDWRDGDVW, encoded by the coding sequence ATGGACCACGTGACACAACTGCGGACGGCGCACACAGCCGACCTGGACACCGCCACCAGGGCCACGATCCGGGACCTGATGACAACGGGCTTCGACGGTGACTTCTCCGACGAGGACTGGAACCACGCCCTCGGTGGCATGCACGCCCTGCTGTGGGACGGGCAGGACCTGATCGCGCACGGCGCCGTAGTGCAGCGGCGCATGCTTGTCGAAGGACGCCCTCTCCGCGCCGGCCATGTCGAGGCAGTGGCTGTGCGCCCTGACAGGCGTCGCCAAGGACACGGCGGAACCGTCATGGCAGAACTTGAGCGCATCGTGCGAGGTGCGTACGACCTAGGTGTCCTGGGCGCCAGTGATGACGGTGCGGCGCTGTACAGGTCACGCGGGTGGCAGCTCTGGGAAGGACCGTCCTCGGTGGTCACGCCTGACGGCCTCGCCCGTACCGAGGACGACGACGGCAACATCTACGTGCTTCCGGTGGCCGTCCAGTTGGACCTGTCCGGCGCGATTGCCTGTGACTGGCGAGACGGCGACGTCTGGTGA